The following proteins are co-located in the Telopea speciosissima isolate NSW1024214 ecotype Mountain lineage chromosome 9, Tspe_v1, whole genome shotgun sequence genome:
- the LOC122640729 gene encoding YTH domain-containing protein ECT4-like isoform X2: MAAETQPEKPLEGMMKNLQVDPSSKLSDAYQTIRKDWNPSDATSCISSGDAPCSVKESNVDHESVTAEPSMYSGSYYGYYYPGYDVSLREWDDQGCFIGPDGLDIQYPAIQADNGSLVYYMPGFQPGYIPYNPYFPGATTGIDGQYFGQPPYFPSPVFPQPITAPGYFLAPLSYRSEVVPSYLWDPSVVVEDGANGNGYGGVPSIHDSKHNFSAQRHNFAPSLKALTASKSSNPSEVKGSSPSPDVSSGPCMLNQLKPANKASPVLAKGYFPITKFPCSNQGKGGLLYPNSPVNLKVNGRGWGGSEKLKGRGKINGISDFGLLNEQNCGPRTTNAKGALMLGADLGVSIVADDDNDSNCTSAVVRRDQYNLPELSTEYDLALFFVIKSYSEDDIHKSIKYNVWASTPNGNKRLDNAYQDAQTRMAEKGSKCPVFLFFSVNASGLFCGVAEMIGRVDFNKNMDFWQQDKWNGFFPVKWHIIKDVPNAQFRHIILENNDNKPVTNSRDTQEVKSPQGIEMLNIFKNHSSKTSILDDFGFYEGRQKAMQEKRARPPTPCWDHVQKPDEVKQATTGLEAVELNAAKNNEEEVGGRQQSEGMKESGRVWRSMVF, encoded by the exons ATGGCTGCAGAGACACAGCCTGAAAAGC CTCTGGAAGGAATGATGAAGAATCTGCAAGTTGATCCTTCTTCTAAACTCAGTGATGCCTACCAG ACTATTCGGAAGGATTGGAATCCCTCTGATGCAACATCCTGCATTTCCTCTGGAGATGCACCATGCAGTGTTAAGGAAAGCAATGTGGATCATGAGTCTGTGACGGCGGAGCCAAGCATGTATTCTGGCAGCTACTATGGATACTACTACCCAG GATATGATGTTTCTCTGAGAGAATGGGATGATCAAGGATGCTTTATTGGCCCTGATGGATTGGATATTCAATACCCT GCCATTCAAGCTGATAATGGATCTCTTGTCTACTACATGCCAGGGTTTCAACCTGGTTACATTCCTTACAACCCATATTTCCCTGGAGCTACAACTGGCATTGATGGACAGTATTTTGGTCAACCACCATACTTCCCAAGCCCTGTCTTTCCACAACCCATTACTGCACCTGGATATTTCCTCGCTCCACTTTCTTATAGATCAGAAGTTGTGCCCTCATACCTCTGGGATCCTTCTGTTGTAGTTGAGGATGGGGCTAATGGCAATGGCTATGGTGGAGTTCCATCAATACATGACTCCAAACATAATTTCTCTGCCCAGAGACACAACTTTGCTCCATCTTTGAAAGCTCTGACTGCTTCTAAGTCTAGTAATCCATCAGAAGTGAAGGGCTCCTCACCATCACCCGATGTCTCATCGGGCCCTTGCATGCTCAACCAATTGAAGCCTGCAAATAAG GCATCTCCAGTTCTGGCCAAGGGTTACTTCCCCATTACCAAGTTTCCATGTTCAAATCAGGGAAAAGGTGGTTTGTTATATCCCAACAGCCCCGTTAATTTGAAAGTAAATGGCCGGGGTTGGGGTGGCAGTGAAAAGCTTAAAGGAAGAGGCAAGATTAATGGAATTAGCGATTTTGGATTGCTAAATGAACAGAATTGTGGCCCAAGAACAACCAATGCCAAAGGGGCTTTGATGCTAGGTGCTGATTTGGGTGTATCTATAGTagctgatgatgataatgatagTAACTGCACAAGCGCCGTAGTCAGAAGGGATCAATACAACCTTCCCGAGCTCTCAACTGAATATGatcttgctttgttttttgtgaTAAAATCTTATAGTGAAGATGACATTCATAAGAGTATCAAGTATAATGTATGGGCAAGTACACCAAATGGAAATAAGAGGCTTGATAATGCTTATCAAGATGCACAGACAAGAATGGCAGAGAAAGGCAGCAAGTGTCcagtctttcttttcttctcg GTAAATGCAAGTGGTCTGTTCTGTGGAGTAGCTGAGATGATTGGTCGAGTAGATTTCAACAAGAACATGGATTTTTGGCAGCAAGACAAGTGGAACGGTTTTTTCCCGGTCAAGTGGCACATCATTAAAGATGTCCCAAATGCTCAGTTCCGGCACATAATACTTGAGAATAATGACAACAAGCCTGTAACTAACAGCAGGGACACACAGGAG GTTAAATCTCCTCAAGGCATTGAAATGTTGAATATTTTTAAGAACCATTCGTCAAAGACATCAATACTGGATGACTTTGGTTTTTATGAAGGTCGCCAGAAAGCAATGCAAGAGAAGAGGGCTCGGCCACCAACACCCTGTTGGGATCATGTGCAG AAACCTGATGAAGTAAAGCAAGCAACCACGGGTCTTGAAGCGGTTGAGCTGAATGCTGCCAagaacaatgaagaagaagttGGGGGGAGACAACAAAGTGAAGGAATGAAGGAGTCTGGACGTGTATGGAGGAGCATGGTTTTCTGA
- the LOC122640729 gene encoding YTH domain-containing protein ECT4-like isoform X4 — protein sequence MAAETQPEKPLEGMMKNLQVDPSSKLSDAYQTIRKDWNPSDATSCISSGDAPCSVKESNVDHESVTAEPSMYSGSYYGYYYPGYDVSLREWDDQGCFIGPDGLDIQYPAIQADNGSLVYYMPGFQPGYIPYNPYFPGATTGIDGQYFGQPPYFPSPVFPQPITAPGYFLAPLSYRSEVVPSYLWDPSVVVEDGANGNGYGGVPSIHDSKHNFSAQRHNFAPSLKALTASKSSNPSEVKGSSPSPDVSSGPCMLNQLKPANKASPVLAKGYFPITKFPCSNQGKGGLLYPNSPVNLKVNGRGWGGSEKLKGRGKINGISDFGLLNEQNCGPRTTNAKGALMLGADLGVSIVADDDNDSNCTSAVVRRDQYNLPELSTEYDLALFFVIKSYSEDDIHKSIKYNVWASTPNGNKRLDNAYQDAQVNASGLFCGVAEMIGRVDFNKNMDFWQQDKWNGFFPVKWHIIKDVPNAQFRHIILENNDNKPVTNSRDTQEVKSPQGIEMLNIFKNHSSKTSILDDFGFYEGRQKAMQEKRARPPTPCWDHVQQKPDEVKQATTGLEAVELNAAKNNEEEVGGRQQSEGMKESGRVWRSMVF from the exons ATGGCTGCAGAGACACAGCCTGAAAAGC CTCTGGAAGGAATGATGAAGAATCTGCAAGTTGATCCTTCTTCTAAACTCAGTGATGCCTACCAG ACTATTCGGAAGGATTGGAATCCCTCTGATGCAACATCCTGCATTTCCTCTGGAGATGCACCATGCAGTGTTAAGGAAAGCAATGTGGATCATGAGTCTGTGACGGCGGAGCCAAGCATGTATTCTGGCAGCTACTATGGATACTACTACCCAG GATATGATGTTTCTCTGAGAGAATGGGATGATCAAGGATGCTTTATTGGCCCTGATGGATTGGATATTCAATACCCT GCCATTCAAGCTGATAATGGATCTCTTGTCTACTACATGCCAGGGTTTCAACCTGGTTACATTCCTTACAACCCATATTTCCCTGGAGCTACAACTGGCATTGATGGACAGTATTTTGGTCAACCACCATACTTCCCAAGCCCTGTCTTTCCACAACCCATTACTGCACCTGGATATTTCCTCGCTCCACTTTCTTATAGATCAGAAGTTGTGCCCTCATACCTCTGGGATCCTTCTGTTGTAGTTGAGGATGGGGCTAATGGCAATGGCTATGGTGGAGTTCCATCAATACATGACTCCAAACATAATTTCTCTGCCCAGAGACACAACTTTGCTCCATCTTTGAAAGCTCTGACTGCTTCTAAGTCTAGTAATCCATCAGAAGTGAAGGGCTCCTCACCATCACCCGATGTCTCATCGGGCCCTTGCATGCTCAACCAATTGAAGCCTGCAAATAAG GCATCTCCAGTTCTGGCCAAGGGTTACTTCCCCATTACCAAGTTTCCATGTTCAAATCAGGGAAAAGGTGGTTTGTTATATCCCAACAGCCCCGTTAATTTGAAAGTAAATGGCCGGGGTTGGGGTGGCAGTGAAAAGCTTAAAGGAAGAGGCAAGATTAATGGAATTAGCGATTTTGGATTGCTAAATGAACAGAATTGTGGCCCAAGAACAACCAATGCCAAAGGGGCTTTGATGCTAGGTGCTGATTTGGGTGTATCTATAGTagctgatgatgataatgatagTAACTGCACAAGCGCCGTAGTCAGAAGGGATCAATACAACCTTCCCGAGCTCTCAACTGAATATGatcttgctttgttttttgtgaTAAAATCTTATAGTGAAGATGACATTCATAAGAGTATCAAGTATAATGTATGGGCAAGTACACCAAATGGAAATAAGAGGCTTGATAATGCTTATCAAGATGCAC AGGTAAATGCAAGTGGTCTGTTCTGTGGAGTAGCTGAGATGATTGGTCGAGTAGATTTCAACAAGAACATGGATTTTTGGCAGCAAGACAAGTGGAACGGTTTTTTCCCGGTCAAGTGGCACATCATTAAAGATGTCCCAAATGCTCAGTTCCGGCACATAATACTTGAGAATAATGACAACAAGCCTGTAACTAACAGCAGGGACACACAGGAG GTTAAATCTCCTCAAGGCATTGAAATGTTGAATATTTTTAAGAACCATTCGTCAAAGACATCAATACTGGATGACTTTGGTTTTTATGAAGGTCGCCAGAAAGCAATGCAAGAGAAGAGGGCTCGGCCACCAACACCCTGTTGGGATCATGTGCAG CAGAAACCTGATGAAGTAAAGCAAGCAACCACGGGTCTTGAAGCGGTTGAGCTGAATGCTGCCAagaacaatgaagaagaagttGGGGGGAGACAACAAAGTGAAGGAATGAAGGAGTCTGGACGTGTATGGAGGAGCATGGTTTTCTGA
- the LOC122640729 gene encoding YTH domain-containing protein ECT4-like isoform X1: MAAETQPEKPLEGMMKNLQVDPSSKLSDAYQTIRKDWNPSDATSCISSGDAPCSVKESNVDHESVTAEPSMYSGSYYGYYYPGYDVSLREWDDQGCFIGPDGLDIQYPAIQADNGSLVYYMPGFQPGYIPYNPYFPGATTGIDGQYFGQPPYFPSPVFPQPITAPGYFLAPLSYRSEVVPSYLWDPSVVVEDGANGNGYGGVPSIHDSKHNFSAQRHNFAPSLKALTASKSSNPSEVKGSSPSPDVSSGPCMLNQLKPANKASPVLAKGYFPITKFPCSNQGKGGLLYPNSPVNLKVNGRGWGGSEKLKGRGKINGISDFGLLNEQNCGPRTTNAKGALMLGADLGVSIVADDDNDSNCTSAVVRRDQYNLPELSTEYDLALFFVIKSYSEDDIHKSIKYNVWASTPNGNKRLDNAYQDAQTRMAEKGSKCPVFLFFSVNASGLFCGVAEMIGRVDFNKNMDFWQQDKWNGFFPVKWHIIKDVPNAQFRHIILENNDNKPVTNSRDTQEVKSPQGIEMLNIFKNHSSKTSILDDFGFYEGRQKAMQEKRARPPTPCWDHVQQKPDEVKQATTGLEAVELNAAKNNEEEVGGRQQSEGMKESGRVWRSMVF; the protein is encoded by the exons ATGGCTGCAGAGACACAGCCTGAAAAGC CTCTGGAAGGAATGATGAAGAATCTGCAAGTTGATCCTTCTTCTAAACTCAGTGATGCCTACCAG ACTATTCGGAAGGATTGGAATCCCTCTGATGCAACATCCTGCATTTCCTCTGGAGATGCACCATGCAGTGTTAAGGAAAGCAATGTGGATCATGAGTCTGTGACGGCGGAGCCAAGCATGTATTCTGGCAGCTACTATGGATACTACTACCCAG GATATGATGTTTCTCTGAGAGAATGGGATGATCAAGGATGCTTTATTGGCCCTGATGGATTGGATATTCAATACCCT GCCATTCAAGCTGATAATGGATCTCTTGTCTACTACATGCCAGGGTTTCAACCTGGTTACATTCCTTACAACCCATATTTCCCTGGAGCTACAACTGGCATTGATGGACAGTATTTTGGTCAACCACCATACTTCCCAAGCCCTGTCTTTCCACAACCCATTACTGCACCTGGATATTTCCTCGCTCCACTTTCTTATAGATCAGAAGTTGTGCCCTCATACCTCTGGGATCCTTCTGTTGTAGTTGAGGATGGGGCTAATGGCAATGGCTATGGTGGAGTTCCATCAATACATGACTCCAAACATAATTTCTCTGCCCAGAGACACAACTTTGCTCCATCTTTGAAAGCTCTGACTGCTTCTAAGTCTAGTAATCCATCAGAAGTGAAGGGCTCCTCACCATCACCCGATGTCTCATCGGGCCCTTGCATGCTCAACCAATTGAAGCCTGCAAATAAG GCATCTCCAGTTCTGGCCAAGGGTTACTTCCCCATTACCAAGTTTCCATGTTCAAATCAGGGAAAAGGTGGTTTGTTATATCCCAACAGCCCCGTTAATTTGAAAGTAAATGGCCGGGGTTGGGGTGGCAGTGAAAAGCTTAAAGGAAGAGGCAAGATTAATGGAATTAGCGATTTTGGATTGCTAAATGAACAGAATTGTGGCCCAAGAACAACCAATGCCAAAGGGGCTTTGATGCTAGGTGCTGATTTGGGTGTATCTATAGTagctgatgatgataatgatagTAACTGCACAAGCGCCGTAGTCAGAAGGGATCAATACAACCTTCCCGAGCTCTCAACTGAATATGatcttgctttgttttttgtgaTAAAATCTTATAGTGAAGATGACATTCATAAGAGTATCAAGTATAATGTATGGGCAAGTACACCAAATGGAAATAAGAGGCTTGATAATGCTTATCAAGATGCACAGACAAGAATGGCAGAGAAAGGCAGCAAGTGTCcagtctttcttttcttctcg GTAAATGCAAGTGGTCTGTTCTGTGGAGTAGCTGAGATGATTGGTCGAGTAGATTTCAACAAGAACATGGATTTTTGGCAGCAAGACAAGTGGAACGGTTTTTTCCCGGTCAAGTGGCACATCATTAAAGATGTCCCAAATGCTCAGTTCCGGCACATAATACTTGAGAATAATGACAACAAGCCTGTAACTAACAGCAGGGACACACAGGAG GTTAAATCTCCTCAAGGCATTGAAATGTTGAATATTTTTAAGAACCATTCGTCAAAGACATCAATACTGGATGACTTTGGTTTTTATGAAGGTCGCCAGAAAGCAATGCAAGAGAAGAGGGCTCGGCCACCAACACCCTGTTGGGATCATGTGCAG CAGAAACCTGATGAAGTAAAGCAAGCAACCACGGGTCTTGAAGCGGTTGAGCTGAATGCTGCCAagaacaatgaagaagaagttGGGGGGAGACAACAAAGTGAAGGAATGAAGGAGTCTGGACGTGTATGGAGGAGCATGGTTTTCTGA
- the LOC122640729 gene encoding YTH domain-containing protein ECT4-like isoform X3: MMKNLQVDPSSKLSDAYQTIRKDWNPSDATSCISSGDAPCSVKESNVDHESVTAEPSMYSGSYYGYYYPGYDVSLREWDDQGCFIGPDGLDIQYPAIQADNGSLVYYMPGFQPGYIPYNPYFPGATTGIDGQYFGQPPYFPSPVFPQPITAPGYFLAPLSYRSEVVPSYLWDPSVVVEDGANGNGYGGVPSIHDSKHNFSAQRHNFAPSLKALTASKSSNPSEVKGSSPSPDVSSGPCMLNQLKPANKASPVLAKGYFPITKFPCSNQGKGGLLYPNSPVNLKVNGRGWGGSEKLKGRGKINGISDFGLLNEQNCGPRTTNAKGALMLGADLGVSIVADDDNDSNCTSAVVRRDQYNLPELSTEYDLALFFVIKSYSEDDIHKSIKYNVWASTPNGNKRLDNAYQDAQTRMAEKGSKCPVFLFFSVNASGLFCGVAEMIGRVDFNKNMDFWQQDKWNGFFPVKWHIIKDVPNAQFRHIILENNDNKPVTNSRDTQEVKSPQGIEMLNIFKNHSSKTSILDDFGFYEGRQKAMQEKRARPPTPCWDHVQQKPDEVKQATTGLEAVELNAAKNNEEEVGGRQQSEGMKESGRVWRSMVF; the protein is encoded by the exons ATGATGAAGAATCTGCAAGTTGATCCTTCTTCTAAACTCAGTGATGCCTACCAG ACTATTCGGAAGGATTGGAATCCCTCTGATGCAACATCCTGCATTTCCTCTGGAGATGCACCATGCAGTGTTAAGGAAAGCAATGTGGATCATGAGTCTGTGACGGCGGAGCCAAGCATGTATTCTGGCAGCTACTATGGATACTACTACCCAG GATATGATGTTTCTCTGAGAGAATGGGATGATCAAGGATGCTTTATTGGCCCTGATGGATTGGATATTCAATACCCT GCCATTCAAGCTGATAATGGATCTCTTGTCTACTACATGCCAGGGTTTCAACCTGGTTACATTCCTTACAACCCATATTTCCCTGGAGCTACAACTGGCATTGATGGACAGTATTTTGGTCAACCACCATACTTCCCAAGCCCTGTCTTTCCACAACCCATTACTGCACCTGGATATTTCCTCGCTCCACTTTCTTATAGATCAGAAGTTGTGCCCTCATACCTCTGGGATCCTTCTGTTGTAGTTGAGGATGGGGCTAATGGCAATGGCTATGGTGGAGTTCCATCAATACATGACTCCAAACATAATTTCTCTGCCCAGAGACACAACTTTGCTCCATCTTTGAAAGCTCTGACTGCTTCTAAGTCTAGTAATCCATCAGAAGTGAAGGGCTCCTCACCATCACCCGATGTCTCATCGGGCCCTTGCATGCTCAACCAATTGAAGCCTGCAAATAAG GCATCTCCAGTTCTGGCCAAGGGTTACTTCCCCATTACCAAGTTTCCATGTTCAAATCAGGGAAAAGGTGGTTTGTTATATCCCAACAGCCCCGTTAATTTGAAAGTAAATGGCCGGGGTTGGGGTGGCAGTGAAAAGCTTAAAGGAAGAGGCAAGATTAATGGAATTAGCGATTTTGGATTGCTAAATGAACAGAATTGTGGCCCAAGAACAACCAATGCCAAAGGGGCTTTGATGCTAGGTGCTGATTTGGGTGTATCTATAGTagctgatgatgataatgatagTAACTGCACAAGCGCCGTAGTCAGAAGGGATCAATACAACCTTCCCGAGCTCTCAACTGAATATGatcttgctttgttttttgtgaTAAAATCTTATAGTGAAGATGACATTCATAAGAGTATCAAGTATAATGTATGGGCAAGTACACCAAATGGAAATAAGAGGCTTGATAATGCTTATCAAGATGCACAGACAAGAATGGCAGAGAAAGGCAGCAAGTGTCcagtctttcttttcttctcg GTAAATGCAAGTGGTCTGTTCTGTGGAGTAGCTGAGATGATTGGTCGAGTAGATTTCAACAAGAACATGGATTTTTGGCAGCAAGACAAGTGGAACGGTTTTTTCCCGGTCAAGTGGCACATCATTAAAGATGTCCCAAATGCTCAGTTCCGGCACATAATACTTGAGAATAATGACAACAAGCCTGTAACTAACAGCAGGGACACACAGGAG GTTAAATCTCCTCAAGGCATTGAAATGTTGAATATTTTTAAGAACCATTCGTCAAAGACATCAATACTGGATGACTTTGGTTTTTATGAAGGTCGCCAGAAAGCAATGCAAGAGAAGAGGGCTCGGCCACCAACACCCTGTTGGGATCATGTGCAG CAGAAACCTGATGAAGTAAAGCAAGCAACCACGGGTCTTGAAGCGGTTGAGCTGAATGCTGCCAagaacaatgaagaagaagttGGGGGGAGACAACAAAGTGAAGGAATGAAGGAGTCTGGACGTGTATGGAGGAGCATGGTTTTCTGA
- the LOC122639258 gene encoding probable purine permease 4 has product MDIIDIEGEEDRQLDQPNVETCGGSNSIQNGGGGGGGCDKDKSSTRYRVLLGITYLSLFLGSVSSSLLSRFYFIHGGSSRWVSTWVQSAGFPLLLIPIYLPRFFIIFNSILTTHDGYGRRRRRRPFSHFTLKLLLLSVVMGLISGLSNFLYSWGISYLPVSTASILLSCQLAFNLILSVLIVKQRIVFSNLNAVVLLTLSSILLAVGSSHDRPKGITRREYFLGFFAILSTGLLFALYLPLMEMIYKKRVHCYQMVIEMQVIIGAVATALASVGMAFDGGYGEMRKESKRSFDLGTVAYGLTVGFNVVTWQVCFMGSAGLVYLTTSLTGGICMTALLSMNVLGGVLAFGDKFGGAKVVSTLLCVWGFCSYVYGEYRKMGKEEELKEERDDDDDEKPNDRQEMELIGVANFATDGHVVA; this is encoded by the coding sequence ATGGATATCATCGacattgaaggagaagaagataggcAACTCGATCAACCGAACGTCGAAACCTGCGGCGGGTCCAATTCAATCCAGAACGGAGGAGGAGGCGGTGGTGGTTGTGATAAGGACAAATCAAGCACTCGTTATCGGGTTCTCCTAGGTATCACCTACCTATCGCTCTTCCTGGGTTCTGTATCTTCGAGCTTACTCTCCAGGTTCTACTTCATTCATGGCGGTTCAAGCAGGTGGGTCTCCACTTGGGTTCAATCCGCTGGCTTCCCTTTACTCCTCATACCCATTTATCTCCCTCGCTTTTTCATAATCTTCAACTCCATTTTAACAACACATGATGGATAtggacgacgacgacgacgacgtcCCTTCTCTCACTTCACCCTTAAGCTCCTCCTCCTAAGCGTGGTGATGGGTCTGATTTCGGGGTTAAGCAACTTTCTATACTCATGGGGTATCTCCTATCTCCCTGTCTCCACCGCATCTATCCTCCTCTCCTGCCAACTCGCCTTCAACCTTATCCTCTCCGTCCTCATCGTGAAGCAACGAATCGTCTTCTCTAACCTCAACGCCGTCGTCCTCCTCACCCTGAGTTCAATCCTATTGGCAGTCGGGTCCAGCCATGATAGACCCAAAGGGATAACCCGGAGAGAGTACTTCCTGGGCTTCTTCGCCATTCTCTCAACGGGATTGCTCTTCGCTCTCTACCTTCCATTGATGGAGATGATTTACAAGAAGAGGGTTCATTGCTACCAGATGGTGATTGAAATGCAGGTTATTATCGGAGCGGTAGCGACGGCGTTGGCTTCGGTTGGGATGGCGTTTGACGGAGGGTACGGAGAGATGAGGAAGGAGAGCAAGAGGAGTTTTGATTTGGGAACGGTGGCCTATGGATTGACGGTGGGATTTAACGTGGTGACATGGCAGGTATGTTTTATGGGATCTGCGGGGCTGGTATACCTGACAACGTCGTTGACGGGTGGGATTTGCATGACGGCGTTACTCTCCATGAACGTGTTGGGAGGTGTTTTGGCGTTTGGGGATAAGTTTGGTGGGGCGAAGGTGGTGTCGACTCTATTGTgtgtttggggtttttgttcCTATGTATATGGGGAGTACAGAAAAatggggaaggaggaggagctgAAGGAGGAgcgagatgatgatgatgatgagaagcCAAATGATCGGCAGGAGATGGAGTTGATTGGTGTTGCAAATTTTGCAACTGATGGTCATGTCGTTGCTTGA